A segment of the Saccopteryx leptura isolate mSacLep1 chromosome 11, mSacLep1_pri_phased_curated, whole genome shotgun sequence genome:
AGGATAGTGATGCTATAACGATCTCTCATGGGAAATACACCATCCTAAAACTTGCTACCTGACAGTTCaaacaaattgaaaaatgaaaaagaaaatagaggagaggagaggagagatgaagggacagacttggaaacaaaacaaatgtgGCAATATCCTCAAGGAACCCATCAGATGTGAGATGATTACATTGTACACATATGTATCACTGTATTAAAGACTGTAAAGCTGAaacaagttaaaagaaaaaaagcttgagGACCTGATAGCTCAGCCACTTCAAAATTCCAATCTGGCTATACCCCAAGCCAACTGAATCACAATTTCTGGGGGTGGGATCCAGCCATGGGATTTCAAAGTGCAGGTGgcaaggttgaaaaccactgccataAACcttaggagttaaaaaaaaaaaattaaaagatgaacCCCACACTGTTATAAATTTTCCAGACCACAAACAATTctcatttaaaatgcaaatgatatACAAATAAAAGCACCTTGGCCAGGTAAGTTcagctggttaaagcatcatcccaatacaccaaggttatggaatagattcctggtcagggcacagacaagaataaatcaaaagtaaagaaaagaagaatcaaccaatgaatgcataaataagtggaacaacaaactgatgcttctcttcctctttttctttccctaaaataaataaataaatatatacaaaatgtaaACAATAAAGTATAGTTCTTGGACCTAAAAGCATTTACAATTACCACCAACTTGAAATTAAGATGCAGTAATAGACGCATGTTACAATCAGCTTCTGGTAGCTATCTTACCTATGCTATAACTTGCAGAAGCAAATAATCAAGACTTAAATTACAAGATTCTGACCACCTATTATTCTAGTTTTACATAGGTAAGCACTACCCTCATTTTTATCCATTCTCatggttaaaataaattttcctggaTGCCAATCACACCACTAATAGTGTCAAAGTGACACAGCTCAAAAATACCTTGTTCTTGAGAAACAGAAATTCAGCCACATTTCCCATCACCTAAGTTACACattttagaatgagaaaaaaatccaaaaaattcTAAGTCTGACCCATTATCAAGTATATGTTTTGGCATATTATGAAGCAAACAGTAACATACTGAAAGTCACCagtctgaatttctttttttaaaacaatcaaatctcaaagatctaaacataagacctgaaacaattaattaagtacatagaagaagacataggtactaaactcatggacctgggttttaaagagcattttatgaatttgactccaaaggcaagagaagtgaaggcaaaaattaatgaatgggactacatcagactaagaagtttttgctcagcaagagaaactgataacaaaataaacagaaagccaactaaatgggaaatgatattttcaaacaacagctcagataagggcctaatatccaaaatttacaaagaactcataaaactcaacaacaaacaaacaaacaatccaataaaaaaaatgggaagaggacatgaacagacacttctcccaggaagagatacaaatggccaacagatatatgaaaagatgctcatcttctttagttattagagaaatgcaaatcaaaactgcaatgagatactacctcacacctgttagattagctattattaacaagacaggtaatagcaaatgttggagaggctgtggagaaaaaggaaccctcatacactgttggtgggactgtaaagtagtacaaccattatggaagaaagtatggtggttcctcaaaaaacaaaatagaactaccttatgacccagcaatccctctgggtatatacccccaaaactcagaaacattgatacgtaaagacacatgcagccccatgttcattgcagcattgttcacagtggccaggacatggaaacaaccaaaaagcccgtcaatagatgactggataaagaagatgtggcacatatacactatggaatactactcagccataagaaataatgacatcggatcatttacagcaaaatggtgggatcttgataacattatacgaagtgaaataagtaaatcagaaaaaaccaggaactgcattattccatacgtaggtgggacataaaagtgaaactaagagacattgataagagtgtggtggttgggggggggggggagggaaagggggagggggaggggcacaaagaaaactagatagaaggtgacagaggacaatctgactttgggtgatgggtatgcaacataattgaacgacaagataacctggacttgttatctttgaatatatgtatcctgatttattgatgtcgccccattaaaaaaataaaattatttaaaaaaaataaaataaaataaaacaatcaaatcTTCAACTGTTGAGTAAAAAGTCCAAAATttgatcattttataaaattgaattaaattctGTGTTATGCTAATCTACCTCCTTTAACTTTCATTTAGAgtagaaaataatgaaatcacTATAACCAATTAGTTTTAAATATGATTAGACATTATCTGAGAGTCAATTTTAACCATCACTTAAgcgcaaataaacaaaaataacctCTGCCTAACTATACAAtcttttaggggggaaaaaaaggaaatacaagcATGTACAATGAACACTGAAATGGCTAACATAAGATGTTTAAAAAACATTCACTCTAATAtcactgaatgaaaaataaaaaagtaatgcgctgaaagaatgaaacagaactgaaatAAGTTTAAACATGAGAAAAACAATGTATGTTCTCACCAAAAGAGGCAAAATTTTAGGCAACACTaaacttacattttaaatataatgaatGAAGCAGATCCTGAAGGGTTAACTGCCCTAGTAGAAGCCTCAGCAATTCACAGCTCAATTAGAATAGTGTCTAATGATGTTACTATAACACCAGCTCACTCAGAAAAAAGAGTTCCCAAGCCAGAGAGCTGGAGTGTGACTGGGCAGCATAAATTagttttatattgctctttaattgggggtgggggggtctaaaggaaaatgcagagaaaagaaTTCACACACAAATGGAGATACAGCTCTACTAAAATATAGTTTAAGAAAGTGAAGCGTGGGTTTTTACAAATATTTGCTGCTTCCTGGTATAAGCAGAATTGTTTCAAGCAGCAGAACCATCAGAAAAGGTCAATGATGCATATAGAACTTATTGGGAAAAATTTAAGTGACTTTCTCAGAACAAATTTTCATTAAACCTGAAACAGatttgaagtttttttcttttggctttttgtttgtttgtttttcctaagCTCAAGATTTAAAAAGAAGGCACTTAGCTGAACAGAGAAGTTTCTATTTAGATATTCCCACTTCAAGAATAAAACAAGATGCAATACCTCTTTAAAGTAACCTTCCCAAAAACCTGGGAAGCAAAGAAAAAGTCACCTCTATTAATAGTCACAAAATGGCATATCAAATTTGTATAGAAAGCTTTTAGTTTTCACTCCAACaacttaaacctacataattcaTCACCACTTTTACATCTAAAGATACTCCAAATCTTAAATGCTTGGCCTGCCTGTTACACTTGTTCTGTAATAAAtccaataaagaaaacaaaaattgttaCATTATCAAAGAAACATTAAtaagaaatcatattttaaaatgttaattatatcaataattacaaCTTGAAATGACACATACTAACtttccaaaagagaaaataagtccGTATCAGAAAAGTTACACGCTAGAACTTCGTATACTATATTTCaactgaaatatattttgtctTGGTAAAACGTAGCAAAGGCAAATTATAAAAGccacaataaaaattattcaaatacaAGTTCCATGTCATATTACTTTGAgagtatatattttctattaagaCTAAATGGGTTCTTCCACCAAAATGTACTCAAAACTTTTTAAACACCCGAATAATCAAACTGTTACTAAGACTTAAAAGGATGCTAATTTTGTCCAAAGTCAAAGGTTGTTAAACAAAAAGGCTAAGACCACAAGCCTTTAGTAAGTTAATTAAGAGTCAAATGATtccacattattttatatttattagtcCTAAATAAACGGCAATTTCACCTTAGACCATGGTGCAAAAACTAAAGACATTCGGAAACTAAAGtccaaataaattaataagaaacaTATATACTCAATTTGGGTTTTTCAAAACCTTTCTTTTCTATGCCCGCAGAGAACCTTTCAAGTTAACTAAACGCATCCATTTCTTTGAAGATCTAGTTTGGGTTGAGATAGAGCCACCGCCCTCCGACTTACACCAATTTCACACCCAGTACTTGTAGTCTTAAAATaaactgtcttttatttttttattagggaCCGGAGGGGGCGGTGGTCAGCTAGGTGCTAAGATTGTTCCCTGCACGCCGCCATCACCCACAATACTCAAAAAGTAAGTAAACAAATCAAAGCCAGAACATAAATTAGAATGACACAACCAGGAAGAGAAAattagagacaaagagaaaacaaaactttacTTGAGAAAAGAAATTATGACAAATCATTTACAACTTGCATTTAGACACCTACGGCAATACACTCCGGCCGACCCCCCGCGCTCCGCCCGGGCGGACACTGAAACTAGTCAAGAACAACAAAGAGGAGCGGCGGCCGCGGCAGGAGTCCCTCTCCGAGTTTAACTTGATTCTGCGACAAACTGCGAAGGGAGCTCGGGACCGGAGGACCGACCCTGGAGCCCGAGGCATGCGAGGCACCGCGGCCCGGCCCGTTAAGAGCCGCTGGCCCGGCCGGTCCGGCCCGTCCAGCGACCGCGCTCGTTCTCCGGGCGGACCGCCGGCCCCCCGCGCgctccccgccgccgccgccgccgccgccgggagCCCGCCCCGGGGCGGGGAGGCCGCGGGAGGGGTGCGCGGGCCCggctggggaaggggtggagacatgGCGCGTTACCTGGGCTCGGGCGATGGCGAGGGGAGTTCGCTCTCCCGCCGGGGCGAGTCCGCGAGGGCAGCGGGCCCGTCGCTTCCCCGGCGGCTCGGAGCGCTCCTCGGCCCCCGCCCCGGGGCCTCCGGGCCAGGCCGCCCCTCCTCGGCGCCGCGTCGCTGCCCGCGCGGACCGGGCCGCCTCGAGCTCCCGGGCCGCCCCGCCGCGGGGCGCCTCTCCTGCGGGGCGCCCGGCTCCCCTCACCCGCTCCCGTCCCCTGGGCGGCCACGCAGCCGAGCGGAGGGCGGGAAGGGCCTGCTGAGGAGAGCGGGCGGGCACGAATGCAGGCTCCGCCACCCGAGCCGCTCCGTTACCGCAGCGGCGACGGCGACTACCGCCGAGGTGTTGCTGCCAACTTGTCGAGAAGGCACTGGGCATGCGCGCGCGGAGACCACATCCGGGTAATTTCAGGGTTTGGCCCTTTTTCTCCCCGCAGCTTTCGTTTCTCCCGGCTGCCCCCGCCTCCCGCCCGGAGTGACGAGAGGGTCGCTCTGCGCAGGCGCCGATGGAGAAACACCAGTCTTTGGGCTAAGAGCCCAGCATAGGATCTAGCTCTGCACCAATGCGCTGTCCCACAgagggaaggcttcttggagggaATGGTCACAAGAAAAATTGGCATCCTTTTGCAAAAAAGTACCCAAACAACGCGGGAGCGCTCGTTGTATAGTGGGCACCGAGTGTTTATAACTGGTGTCAGCCGAGCCTTGTTTTGAGGACCTCCGTCATGGAGGCTAAGtggacataaaaattagactgTAATAGCTAGCGGTTTACGTTGGGAAGAAACTGGCGATGTCTGCACCTTCCCTTTCCACCAGCCTGGACCACTAGATTCAGAGGTGTTTAATTTCGCAAGACACCCTTATGGGTTAAAGAGATGCACAGGACGGTCAAGGAATCACACACATTCAGAGCCTGGCCGAGCGTTTCTAAAAGTTAGTGGTTCTTGTTGGAAGAGATTTAGGCGGAATGCTAGAGTTGAAAGAGACCTTTGAGGATCTACAACACACCTGTTAACTAGGTAACTTGGGTAGAGAAAGGCATAAACTCTGCTTTTGGCCTTATACTTCTTTTACCTGAAATTTTTACAAGAAGAatgcatttcttttatatttaaaaagtgtcagccctgcctgacctgtggtggtgcagtgcataaagcatcgacctggaacgctgaggtcccctgttcaaaaccctgggcttgcctggtcaaggcacatgttggagttcatgcttcctgctcctctcccccttttctctctctctctacctctctctctctctctctctctcccctttctctaaaatgaaattttaaaaaaatctttaaaaagtgtcagccctggccgagtagcccagttggttagggTTGtctccatacaccaaggttgccatTCAGgtcacatagaagaatcaacccatgaatgcatacataagtggaacaacaaatcaatgtctctccctcactctctatcgctctctcccttcttcgctctaaaatcaatcaatcaatattttttaaaatttaagtttcagaaaatacaaattatataaatatatttcttttcaccAATCAGGAAATAACCTCCATTGAAGGTCCCACCAAGACTAATTAGAAAGTTCTAAAGTCATTTCTTAAATCACATGGCCCAGAAACTTTCTAGTCCCCCTCCTACCTTTCATACAGTGCCCCACCCCTTAGCCTCATGCGGCCCTTGTCAACATAGCCCTGGCTCTTCCCTCTTCTACCAGAAAGCCTCTAAAACTGTCGTCTTCACTGgttttcccttccctctggggttTGTGAAGATTTTCCAAGACTAGTTTTAAGGTAATTCACTTCCAGATCTTCCACTGCGAACTCTACTAGTATCTAAaatttttcagcttcagaaagtaCCTGAAGATTAGCATCCCACTTTAAAACTGTCTTCTCACCTTAGAAAATAGTCAAAAGTCTCAGCCATTACTAAAGGTGCATTGACCCAACATGTAAAGACCTCCAGGGCAATTCAAAGGGATAATTCAGAAGATGGTATCTGTGCTGAGAAAGTAAACCACCCAAATTAAAGGGTTATAAATTCTTTGCAAGGCTCTAGCCAGGTAGTTCATTTGGTTAGAAtgtgatacaccaaggttgcaggttccatccccggttggggcacatagtACAAtcgatcaatcaatgaacaactaaagtgaagcaactatgagatgatacttctcatccccaattctcttcctctctataaaatcaataaataaaatcttttaaaatatatattctaggcTTTCATTTTAATGGTTTatcaaaatttgtattattttgtggggtttttatgttttttatttttgttttgtgacagagacaaagagagggacagataaggatggacaggaagggacagagataggaagtatcaattcttcgttgcagcacctttgttgttcattgattgctttctcatatgtgtcttgactggggggctacagcagatcaagtgaaaCCTTGCTCAAGGGACAccttctcaagctggtgaccttgggctcaagctgagcccgtgctcaagcaagtgacctcagggtttcaaacctgggtcctctgtatcccagtccgatgctctatccactgtgccactgcctggtcaggctattttgttgtttaaatcaATTAGGTATTcaaaattttatcaataaaatcagaatgttatttttttttaattttttgtggggAAATATGATATGCTGATCAGTAAAACTTTCTAGCctaaaatcttttattattttttaaagattttccccccattaatttgagagagaaacatcaactcgttgttccatgtagttgtgcattcattggttgcttctccttttttttcttaatattttatttattcattttagagatgagtgagggggtggggaggggaaaggatcaggaagcaccaactcccatatatgccttgaccaggcaagctcaggatttcaaaccagcgacctcagcgtcccaggtccacgctttatccactgagccaccacaggtcaggccattggttccttctcatatgtgctctgaccggaggTGCAACCCTGTGGCTGCCACACACCTGACCAAGGGTCCAGCCTAAAATCTTACATTAAAATGTTCAAGGGCAAAATAAGGGGAAAAACAgtgatgtaaatttttttttaaagaaaagcttttGTGTGTACTTTTAAAACAGGTGATAGAGCATTATGATATTTATAGATTCTTTTAGATACATTTAAAGAATGATGTaacaatcttattttaaaatgccaatactaccacctgacctgtggtggcgcagtgggtgaagcatccacctggaatgctgaggtcgccagttccagGCTCCAAgtttgccccatcaaggcacatatgagaagaaactatgagttgatgcttcccactcctttccgccttactctctttctctctctctctcctctctctaaaatcaataaataacatcttttaaaaaaaccaaaatggtaaTACTTATTATGTGCCAAAATAACAAGCTTTGCCATTCTTTAAAACTaagagaaaagcctgaccaggtggtggcgccgtggatagagcgtcggactgggatgcggaaggacccaggttcaagaccccgaggtcgccagcttgagcgcgggctcatttggcttgagcaaagagctcaccagcttggacccaaggtcgctggctccagcagggggtcactcggtctactgaaggtccacggtcaaggcacatgtgagaaagcaatcaatgaacaactaagaagtcacaacgcacaacgagaaactgatgattgatgcttctcatctctctccgttcctgtctgtctgtccctatctctgcctctgttaaaaaaaaaaacaaaaaactaagagaaAACGTTTTACATCTGACCCTTGAAAGTACAAGATGAAACCTAGTTTCTCCAACTTCTTTGAGGAGGTAAGCAAGCAAGAAATTGTAAGAGCAGTCTCAAAGCACTCCGAGGGAGAGCTAAGCTACCACCTTTCCTGAGACCTACCCAGAAGTCAATTCCTATATCCACCTCTGACCTGGGCAGCTACAGATTTGAaagctttctttctcctttgctttctcttatttttttaattcattttagagaggagagagctccAGGCATGTATAAGCGCTATGACATTTTAGAGTTAAcccaatgttttttaaaaataatttaaattgccCTTGAAAATCACTTGGCCATGATTCATCTGAATATTATAAGCATTTCCCACACCCCTAAAATTACCCCAGTAAACTGTCATCTCCTTTGCTTACAGTGTAGGAAGTTATGTTTGAGCGTGACTGATGTGCATTTGACTATCAAGCAATTTGTTCTTTCAGCTTTGGGAAGGCCAAAGACTTGAtgaggaagaaaggagatgggtggagccaatgctctatttcatttatgtctttattttctaaaaaactgTAATAGCTGCTATCCATGCCAGATTCAGCAAGGGCCACAAGGGTAGCTGTGGACAGAATCCCACGGGGGAAAGGAGTGAAGGCCAGCAGGAAGGAATTAGGTGGATGGGGAAGGGAAATCATAGCCCACCTTTGTCTGGCATCAGTCCTCTATTAACAGTGGCTGAGAGGCAgctgaaagagagggacagggcaGTACAACAGCCCTTTGTCAGTGCTAACCATGCAACAAACATCTGACTTAACACTTGCCAGGTGCCCAGTACTAAGGGTTTCAGAGAGAAGTCTACAATAGCACAAGCCTTTGAGTAGCTCCAGTCTATTGCGGGAAGAGTGAAGTGTCAACCCAGAGTTCTGATGATGCGGGAATGGAacacagggagagaaaggagaaggagctgCCTAATCTTGCCAGATGATtcaggaggcttcacaggaaagTCACAGTTGagctggatcttttttttttttaatttattgtgttgacatggtttcaagtgttgaGCTGAATCTTGAGGTAAAGTAGGAGTTTTCCGATAGAAAAGGATTCAGTGGGGACTTTCAAGGCAGAGAAAATGAAGAGTGGTTGGTGTTATTTCTGAAAtggttaaaacaaaagaaaagaagaaaaagaaatccaataTGTAGCCATAGATATATTTGCCATatacaaaacaaacataaaacaccaCTTACAAGAGGTAAcacattacagcattgttcaccatAATAGACTGTTAGAAATAGCACAAATGTTTACCAAAAGGAGATTGGATAAGTAAATGATGGCCCatccatgcagtgggacactgtAACTGTAAAAGACAGTGAGATTTTTTGTGGTAACTGTATAGACAAATCTCAAAGGTTTACTGCCAAATGACAAACCAAGGTCCAGAACAATGTGTATGTTatgctatattttcttttaaaaaggaaataatatatatttataaaaactatgGTTATATGGAGTAGAGTGGGAACTGGGCAGATGGGCGGGAGGAAATTTTTcactgtataatttatttttgaaccATGTAATGTATtacctattaaaaaattaaatggaaacgATTAAAACTTGAAATTCAAAGTGACTAGAATGTATATTCATATTTCTCTCCTCTAAGACTCAGTGGTCCTCTAGGATCTCTGATGTTTGTCTGGGTTGGGTGTCCTTTCTGCTCCCAGACTAGGCAGTGATGCGGGGACATCACTAGGCAGTGTCCCTGAGGACAGAATGCCATTGAGGGACAGATCGTCTGTCTCTGTGTTTTACAGTTTTATTGACAtatcatttacatttataaactttttaaagtaagagTTAGATGAGTTTGGGCAAATGTATACATTGTGCAACCAGGACCACAAGTTACATAGTTTAAGAACATAATGCACCTTTGCAGTCAGTCCCCACCCCCATACTGCtggccccaggcaaccactgacATGCTTCctattattttgggtttttttagaatTTCATGGAAAACCACAATGGAATCTTACAGTATGGaaggttttttggggtttctttgggtttttcgtTTTTTGGTATCTggattctttcactcagcatgatgGTTTTGAGATCCAAAATGTTATTGTGTATCAGTGGTTAgttcctgtttgtttttgttcagtAGTATTCCTTGTGTGTATATGCAAATCCATAGAAAGAGAAAGTAGCTTAGTGGTTGTCAGGGGATAGGAAATAGGGGAATCTGGAGATatgaggtttctttttggggCGATGGAAATATGCTGACggttgtgaatatactaaaatacattgaactgtatactttaaagtGGTTAAAACTCATAGGAAAAaagtgatggttgccagaggctggaggaaatggggagatgttggtcaaagggtacaaatttccagttataaggtGAATAAGTTGTGGGGAGCTAAATagaatggtgactatagttaacaatactgtattatatccTCGAAAGCTGCTAAAAGAATAGATGTTAAATGGTGTCaccataaaaaaaattgtaattttgtGAGATGATGGATATGTTAACTGACCTTATAATGGAAATCATTATGCATTACATACATGTATCAAATCTTCACGTTGTATgacttaaatttacacaatgctatatgtcaactatatctcaataaagctagggggaaataaaatgattaaaatggtgaatttttttttttttttttgtatttttctgaagctggaaatggggagagacagtcagacagactcccgcatgcgcccgaccgggatccacccggcacgcccaccaggggcgacgctctgcccaccagggggtgatgctctgcccctctggggcgtcgctctgccacgaccagagccactctagcgcctggggcagaggccaaggagccatccccagcgcccgggccatttttgctccaatggagccttggccacaggaggggaagagagagacagagaggaaggggggggggggtggagaagcaaatgggtgcttctcctatgtgccctggccgggaatcgaatccgggtcccccgcatgccaggccgatgctctaccgctgagccaactggccagggccaaaatggtgaattttatgttatgtaaattCTATCTTAAAACCTTATGTTTTAGGTAAGCATCGCAAGTATGGTTACTAAGCAGATGGTGCTTGGAGGCAGACTGACTTGGTTCAGGTTCCCACTTCCCTCCTTACTAGCTGCAAAACCTTGGACCAATTACTCTaagtctccatttcttcatctgtgaaatgggggtaaAATAAAACCTATGTCACAGAGCTATAGGGAGGGCccaatgagataatgcatgaaaAGCACTTAGCGTGGTACTGTACTGACAAGCACCTGAGCAGTGGTAGCAACTGTTTAATCCCCTTACACCTGCCATATGTCAGGTCTATTACATGCTTTAGCTTAGTTGATTCAACACCAAGCAGGAATTATTCTCAATCTATGGGTGGTGAAGATGAACCATCAAGAGATTAAGAATAACTTGTCCCCATATTGAGGGACTTTCTATAAAATAACTgatctgtatttttcaaaaatgtaaatgtcctgaaagacaaagaaagactgaAGAACTGTTCCCTATTGAAGCAGATCCAATAGATATGAAAACTAAGTGCTATGTATGGTCCTGAATTAGGTATTAAAAACttgctctagcctgacctgtggtggcgcagtgaatgaagcgtccacttggaaatgctgaggttgccggttcgaaaccctgggcttgcctggtcaaggcacatgtgggagttgatgcttccagctcctcccctcatctctctctgtctctcctctctctctctctgtctctccctctcctctctaaaatgaataaataaaaaattaaaaaaaaaaacttgctctAGTCTAAAGGGCATTATTGGGGCAATTGACAAAATTGAAATATGGGCAGTAGATTAGATAGATCATAGTATTGAATTGATGTTCGGTTTCCTGATTTTGATAACTGTAGTGTGAAGGGAAAGGACTAGCGCGTACCAAGCAAGGCTTTTAGGGTGCAGAATTTACGGAAGCCCTCCCGGGCCACTCCCTCTCAGGTCTTGCTTGCCTTCCCCTGGATCTGGCGGTGATATAGGAGAATGTCCTTGTTCTTAGGAAGTACACACTAAAGTGTTAAGGGAAAAGCAAACCAATGTATGCAACTAGCCCTCCAATGgttctgaaataataataatatttaggtA
Coding sequences within it:
- the LOC136382878 gene encoding serine/arginine repetitive matrix protein 3-like, with the protein product MTNHLQLAFRHLRQYTPADPPRSARADTETSQEQQRGAAAAAGVPLRRPRSFSGRTAGPPRAPRRRRRRRREPAPGRGGRGRGARARLGKGWRHGALPGLGRWRGEFALPPGRVREGSGPVASPAARSAPRPPPRGLRARPPLLGAASLPARTGPPRAPGPPRRGAPLLRGARLPSPAPVPWAATQPSGGREGPAEESGRARMQAPPPEPLRYRSGDGDYRRGVAANLSRRHWACARGDHIRENQVPPFRGENEVSGGRRT